A window from Athalia rosae chromosome 5, iyAthRosa1.1, whole genome shotgun sequence encodes these proteins:
- the LOC105687240 gene encoding fez family zinc finger protein erm-like → MQPFSSGTMSTENPTSLPADHQATSPAPRNLTFSIAKIMEPDKKLTTSEAPHPQPLPPSSSGLPSLSSYSAHLESAFKKYVPTLRHQNLLQHYPLLYYHPSPLLRAFPTSSSSGATSGTSPSTASIRSQTPPPAISMSTDGSTRITTTSSASSSPEDVRKKLSSPVQAGQRDGVGGTGGKQKTFTCPECGKVFNAHYNLTRHMPVHTGARPFVCKICGKGFRQASTLCRHKIIHTAEKPHKCQTCGKAFNRSSTLNTHTRIHANYKPFICEFCGKGFHQKGNYKNHKLTHSGEKAYKCTICNKAFHQIYNLTFHMHTHNDKKPFSCKICGKGFCRNFDLKKHMRKLHETGSPVLNGAGGLGGVVGGGGGGVGGGADGIGSVPPQNQQSTFSQIHHGPVGHNYVNPFLLPPPGTTTYHLNKML, encoded by the coding sequence ATGCAACCGTTCTCGAGCGGTACGATGTCGACGGAGAATCCAACGAGTCTGCCAGCCGATCACCAGGCAACGTCACCCGCCCCCAGAAACCTGACCTTCTCGATAGCGAAGATCATGGAACCggacaaaaaattaacgaccaGCGAAGCGCCCCACCCGCAGCCCCTGCCCCCCTCGTCGTCCGGCCTACCGTCGCTCAGTTCGTACTCGGCGCACTTGGAATCCGCGTTTAAAAAATACGTGCCGACCCTGAGGCACCAAAATCTACTGCAGCATTACCCCCTCCTCTATTACCACCCCAGTCCGCTGCTGAGGGCGTTCCCAACGTCCTCCTCGTCCGGAGCGACGAGCGGCACTTCGCCGTCGACGGCGTCGATCAGGAGCCAAACGCCACCGCCGGCGATATCGATGAGCACCGACGGTTCGACGAGGAtaacgacgacgtcgtcgGCCTCCTCGTCGCCGGAGGACGTAAGGAAGAAACTGTCGTCGCCGGTGCAAGCGGGGCAACGCGACGGCGTCGGCGGTACCGGCGGCAAGCAGAAGACCTTCACGTGCCCGGAGTGCGGCAAGGTGTTCAACGCCCATTACAATCTGACGAGACACATGCCGGTGCACACGGGGGCGCGACCTTTCGTCTGCAAGATATGCGGCAAGGGTTTTCGACAGGCGAGCACGCTGTGCCGGCACAAGATAATCCACACCGCGGAGAAACCCCACAAATGTCAGACGTGCGGCAAGGCGTTCAACAGGAGTTCGACGTTGAACACCCACACGCGGATACACGCCAACTACAAGCCGTTCATATGCGAATTTTGCGGCAAGGGTTTTCACCAGAAGGGCAATTACAAGAATCACAAATTGACGCACAGCGGTGAAAAGGCGTACAAATGCACCATATGCAACAAAGCCTTTCACCAGATCTACAATTTGACCTTTCATATGCACACGCACAACGACAAGAAGCCGTTCTCCTGCAAGATATGCGGCAAGGGATTCTGTCGAAACTTCGATCTGAAGAAGCACATGCGAAAATTGCACGAGACCGGATCGCCGGTGCTCAACGGCGCCGGGGGTTTGGGGGGTGTCGTCGGCGGGGGCGGCGGCGGAGTCGGCGGGGGTGCCGACGGAATCGGCTCCGTACCGCCTCAGAATCAACAGTCGACCTTTTCCCAAATTCACCACGGTCCCGTCGGTCACAATTACGTCAATCCGTTTCTACTACCCCCACCCGGCACCACCACTTATCATTTGAACAAAATGTTGTGA